The Candidatus Cetobacterium colombiensis genome includes the window AAATATTTTAAATTTATATTATAGAATTATTTCTATGAATGTTTTTAGATATATTTTAGAAAATGAAAAAAATGGAATTTTAGAAAATAGAGCGTTGTACAATTTAGGAATTTTTTCTAAAATAGTTCAAAAAGCTGATAACATTTCAAATACGACTAATTTAACTGAAGAAAATATTATAAAAATAGGAGACTATTTTTTTACAATGCATTTAAAGTATTTAAAGCAAAATGGAATAGATGAATATGAAGATATAAAGGATTTTGCTCCAAAAGGAGCGGTGTCTTTTTTAACAATACATCAATCTAAGGGATTAGAATTTCCAATAGTAATAGTTGGTTCTTTAGAAAGTACTCCAGAGGTAGAAAGAGAAGATGAGAGAGACTTAGAAAGAGAGTATTTACCTTATAATGATTTTGAGCCAGAATATCGTATTAAAGATTTTGATTTTTGGAGACTTTATTATACAGCTTTTTCAAGAGCTAAAAATTTATTAATATTAACCTGTGTGGAAACAAGTAAAGGAAAAAAACAGGTTCCATCTCTTCCTTTTAAAAGAGTTTATGAACTAATACCTGATATCTTATCTGGAGATTTAAATTTTTCAGAATTAGATATAGAAAAAACAAATACAATAGATATAAAAGAGAGTTATTCATTTACTGGAGATTTGTTAAAATATAAAGAGTGTCCCTATAGATATAGGTTAAATAAAATTTTTGATTTTCAAAGAGGGAAAACAATGGAAAATTTTTATGGAACTTTAATACATGAAAATTTAGAAAATATAAATAAAAATATTTTAAATAAGATTGATTTAGATATAGAAAAAGTAAAAGATGACTATTTTTATAGTTATGAAATTATGAGAAAAAAAGATGGAATTTCTTTAAAAAAAGAGATTTTAGATTATGGATTAGAACAAATTATAAAATACTGTAATAGTGATTTTATAAAAAAAGATTTTATTTCAGTAGAAAAAGAATTGTTTGTATTTAGAGGAAAATATACGATTGAAGGGAAACTTGATTTAATTATAGAAGAAGATGAAAAATTAAAAATAATAGATTTTAAAACAGGAACAGATTCTATAGATGATGAAAAGTTAGAAAACTATATTTCTCAAATAAAACTTTATTGCTATCTTTTATCTCTTAATAGCGAAAAAAAAGTTATTGGCGGAGAGATTTATTTTATTAAAAATCAAAAATTAATTCAAATTCCTTACGAAAATGGAGATGAAGAAAATATTTTATTAGATTTTGATATAATAACTGAAAAAATAGAAAAAGGCGACTTTTTAGAAAAAAGTACAAACAAAGAAAAATGTTTGAAATGTGAATTTAAAAAGCACTGTTTTGGTATAAATATGATATAATAATAATAAAAAAAATTAGGTGATAAAAATGTATGTAGTTTTAAAAGAAAGTTCTACATGTGAAGAAATTTTAGCTTTAAAAGAGTTTATACACAATTCAGGACATGGAGCTTTAGAGATTTTAGATGGTAGTGTAAAAAAAATAGGAATAATGGGAAAAAATGGTAATTTATCAAAAGAAATGTTGAAAGAATTTTCTATTGTTAAAGAGATTATAAAAATTGGAAAACCATTTAAATTTGTGAGTAGAGAGTTCAAAAAAGAAGATACAATAATAGAGATAAAAGGTAGAAAAATCGGGGCAACAGATTTAGTGTTAATGGCAGGACCGTGTTCAATAGAAAATAGAGATATGATAATGGAGATAGCAAAAGTTGTAAAAGAAAACGGTGGTGAATATTTAAGAGGTGGTGCTTTTAAACCGAGAACATCTCCTTATGATTTTCAAGGTTTAGGAGAAGAAGGTTTGAAATTTATGAGAGAAGCATGTGATACTTATGATCTGCTAATGGTAACAGAAGTTATGGATACTAGAGACATTGAATTAATAGGAAAATATACAGATATATTTCAAGTGGGAGCTAGAAATATGCAAAATTTTAGTCTGTTGAAAGAATTAGGAAAAACTAACAAACCAGTTCTTTTAAAAAGAGGTTTAAGCGCAACAATTAGAGAGTTTTTAATGGCTGCAGAGTATATAGTAGCTTTTGGAAATCAACAAATAATTCTTTGTGAAAGAGGAATTAGAACTTTTGAGATAGCAACAAGAAATACTGTAGATATCAATGCAATAGCACTTTTAAAAGAAAAATCTCATTTACCAATTATAATAGATGCAAGTCATGGAACTGGAAAAAAATCATTAGTTGAACCTGTAACTTTAGGTTGTATATTAGCGGGAGCTGATGGAGCTATGGTGGAAATACATGAAAATCCAAGCTGTGCATTATCAGATGGAGAACAGAGTTTAAATTTTGCTGAATTTGAAATTTTGTGTAAAAAGTTAAAGAAAACATTAGAATTCAAAGAGATCATAAGATGTTTATAGAAAAAGATGAATATTTTGAACTTCAAGAATTTGAAGATTTTGGTATAAGAGCTATATATACTACTAAAAAACTTGGAGATGTAAGAAATAAAGAAGATAGAGAAAATATTATAAAAATTTTGAATATAGAAAATAAAAAAATTTATTCAGGATTTCAAACGCATTCTTCAAACGTGGAAGTTATAGAAGAAAATACTGATATCTATTTAAATGATGTAGATGGTTTTATTACTCAAAGAAAAGATATAGTTATATTTACTAAATATGCAGATTGTTTACCAATTTATATATATGATAAAAAAAATGAAGTTTTTGGTTGTGTTCATTCAGGATGGCAGGGAACTTTTAAAGGAATAATTATAAATGCTATAAATTTAATGCAAAAAAGATTTAAGAGCAAATTGGAAAATATAAAAATTGCTTTTGGAATAGGAATTTCATATGAAAAATACGAAGTTTCATTAGAATTTTATGAAAAATTTCAAAAAAATTTTAAAGAAGAAGTGTTAAATAATACATTCTTTTTTGAAGAAGGAAAGTACTATTTTGATAACCAAAAACTTAATTATAATTTATTATTAGAGTTAGGAATAAAAAAAGAAAATATAATAACTAATGATCTATGTACATATGTAGGCCCATTTCATTCTTACAGAAGAGATAAAGAAGGGTCAGGAAGAAATGGAGCTTACATATTTGTTGACAAAACAAGAAAATAGTGATACAATAATTTGCTAATAAAATGCACATTGATTATTTCTAAACAGGGTGCCCCTTAGGGGATGTTTAGTTTTGAGATCAGTGGAAGAAATAACCAAAACTAGGAGGAATTTAAAAATGGCAGTAATTACTATGAAACAATTACTTGAAGCTGGAGTTCACTTTGGACACCAAGCTAAGAGATGGAATCCAAAGATGTCTAGATACATCTTCACTGAGAGAAACGGAATCCACGTAATCGACTTACACAAGTCTTTAAAGAAAATCGAGGAAGCTTATGCTGTAATGAGAGACATCGCAGCTAACGGTGGAAAGGTTTTATTCGTAGGAACTAAAAAGCAAGCTCAAGAAGCTGTAAAAGATCAAGCTGAGAGATCAGGAATGTACTACGTAAACAACAGATGGTTAGGTGGAATGTTAACAAACTACAAAACTATCCAAACTAGAGTAGAGAGATTAAAAGAGTTAGAGAGAATGGATGCTGATGGAACATTAGATACAGCATACACTAAAAAAGAGGCTTCTAACTTCAGAAAAGAGTTAGTAAAACTTTCTAAAAACTTATCAGGAATTAAAGATATGAAAGAAGTTCCAGCTGCTATATTTGTAGTAGACGTTAAGAAAGAAACTTTAGCGGTAGTAGAAGCTGCTAAATTAGGAATCCCTGTATTCGCTATGATCGATACAAACGTAGATCCTGATTTAATAACTTACCCAATTCCAGCAAATGATGACGCTATCAGATCAGTAAAGTTAATCGCTTCTGTAATGGCTAACGCTATCATCGAAGGAAACCAAGGAAAAGAAAACGCTGCAGTTTCAAACGACGAAATCGTTGTTGAAGAAGGATCAGCTGAGTAATAAATACTTGAATTTAATGGAATTGAGAGCATAGCCCTCAATTCCTTGTACTATATAGATATGTAGAAATTCTAAAAATTAGGAGGAAAAAATGGCAGAGATTACAGCAAAATTAGTAAAAGAACTAAGAGATAGAACTGGTGCTGGAATGATGGATTGTAAAAAGGCATTAGGAGAAACAAACGGAGATATCGAGAAAGCGATAGACTTACTAAGAGAGAAAGGTATTGCTAAAGCTGCTAAGAAATCAGGAAGAACAGCTGCTGAAGGATTAATATTCGACGGTGTTTCTGCTGATAACAAAACTGCAGTAGTATTAGAGTTCAACTCTGAGACTGACTTCGTTGCTAAAAATGACGAGTTCAGAGCTTTAGGAAACAAAATGGTAGAGATCGCTTTAAGACCTGAGATCAAAACTATTGAAGATTTAAAAGCTGCTGAAATTGATGGAATTACAGTTGAAACTACAATAACTAACTTAATCGCAAAAATCGGAGAGAACATGTCTCTAAGAAGATTCGAAAAAGTAACTACTGAAGGGTTTGTAACAACTTACAACCACTTAGGAGGAAAATTAGGAGTTATCGTTGAGATGACTGGAGAAGCAACAGATGCAAACATTGCTAAAGCAAAAGATATCGCAATGCACGTAGCTGCTATGGATCCAAGATATGTTGACAGATCAGTTGTAACTACTGATGACTTAGATAGAGAGAGAGAAATTTCTAGAAAGCAATTAGAAGCTGAAGGAAAGCCAGCTCAAATTATCGAGAAGATATTAGTTGGAAAAATGAACAAGTTCTACGAGGAGAGCTGTTTAGTTGACCAAATTTTCGTAAAAGCTGAAAATAAAGAGACAGTTGCAGAGTACGCAGGAGATATTAAAGTAGTTTCTTTCGCTAGATACAAAGTTGGAGAAGGAATCGAAAAAGAAGAAGTAGATTTCGCAGCAGAGGTTGCAGCTCAACTTAACGCGTAATACAACAAGGTATAGGGGTGCGACTTAGCACCCCCTTTTTTTAAGCTAAATATGATAATAAGAGGAGAGTTTTGAGATGAAGCCAATTTATAATAGAATTCTATTAAAATTAAGTGGAGAAGCTTTAATGGGAGACCAAGAATTTGGAATCTCTTCAGAAACAATAACTTCGTATGCTAGACAAATAAAAGAGATAGCAGACTTAGGAGTAGAAATAGGAATAGTTATCGGTGGAGGTAATATCTTTAGAGGATTATCTGGAACTGAGCAAGGAATAGACAGAGTAACTGGAGATCACATGGGAATGTTAGCGACAGTTATAAACTCATTGGCTCTTCAAAACGCAATTGAATCATTAGGTGTACCTACAAGAGTACAAACAGCAATTGAAATTCCAAAAGTTGCAGAACCTTTTATAAAGAGAAAAGCTCAAAGACATTTAGAAAAAGGTAGAGTTGTAATATTTGGTGGAGGAACAGGAAATCCTTATTTCACAACAGACACAGCAGCAGCTCTAAGAGCAATAGAAATCAATGCAGATGTTGTAATAAAAGCAACTAAAGTTGATGGAATCTATGATAAAGATCCAGTGAAATTTACTGATGCAAAAAAATATACAGAAGTTACTTATACAGAGGTTTTAAATAAAGATTTAAAAGTTATGGATGCAACAGCAATTTCTTTATGTAGAGAAAACAAATTACCAATCGTTGTATTTGATTCTTTAACAGAAGGAAATATTAAAAAAGTAGTTCTTGGAGAAAAAATAGGAACAACAGTAATAAACGGATAATTTTAGGAGGGTAAAATGAGTGCACAAGTAATTATGAACGATTGTAAAGAAAAAATGAATAAAGCTGTAGAATCAACAAAGCATAAATTTGCTTCAATAAGAGCAGGTAGAGCTAATGTTTCTATGCTAGACGGTATAAAGATTGAGCAATACGGTTCTTTAATGCCATTAAACCAAATAGGAACAGTATCAGCTCCAGAAGCTAGATTATTAGTAATTGATCCTTGGGATAAATCAGTTATACCTGTGATTGAGAAGGTTATAATGACTTCAAATTTAGGATTAACTCCAAATAACGATGGAAAAGTTATAAGACTTATGATTCCTGAGTTAACAGCTGACAGAAGAAAAGAGTATGTTAAGTTTGCTAAAACTGAAGCAGAAAATGGAAAAGTTGCAGTTAGAAATATCAGAAAAGATATGAATAACAACTTAAGAAAGTTAGAAAAAGATGGAGAAATAACTGAGGACGATTTAAAGAGATTTGAAGATGATGTTCAAAAGTTAACAGATGCTACTATAAAAACAATAGATCAACTATTAGCTTTAAAAGAAAAAGAAATAACAACTGTATAATAAAAGTAAAGAGAGCATTTAGCTCTCTTTTTTTGTAAGAATAATATAAAAAAATAAAAAGATACCACTAAAAATAAAAAGAATAATTAAAATTTTATTTGCTAATTCATAATTTCCAGACTCAATAGCAGAATACAAAGCTAAAGGTAGTGTCTGAGTTTTACCAGGAATATTTCCAGCAATTAAAATAGTAGCTCCAAATTCACCGAATGCTCTTCCAGCACCAAGTATAACTCCAGAAAAAACCTTTCTATATCCTAGGGGTAGGTAAACATACCTAATCATATTAAAAGTAGAAATACCGAGACATTGAGCTGTTTCTATGTAAGCTTTATCAATAGTATCAAATCCTACTTTAATACTTTGGTAAAAAATAGGCATAGATACAATTATTGCTGCAAGAACAGCACCTTGGAAAGAAAATATAAATCTAAAATCAAAAAAATTATAGAAAAAATTACCTAAAATACTATTTTTTCCTAAACCAATTATTAATACGTAACCAATAACTGAAGGAGGTAAAAAAATAGGTAAGGTTAGAAAAAATTCAGTTATTTTTTTTAAATTCGAATTATTTTTTAAGAAAAAATATATGAATATACTGAAAAAAATATTAAAAAATATTGAAATAAAAACAATAAATAATGATATTTTTAAAGGACTAATCATTCCAATCTTTTCCTTTTAAAAAATTTATAAAATCTTCAGCTTCCTTTTTATTTTTAGAATCTTTTGAAATACCTATTGAATATTCAATAGGTTTATGAAGAGTTTTAGAAAAAACTTGAATAACTTCAGAATTTTTTAAAATTTTGGTATCTGTCAAATATACAATTCCATAATCAGCTTCACCAAGTTCAACATATGATAGAACACTTCTAACATCTTTTCCATAAACTAAAGAGTAATCTTTAAGAGGAAGAGAATTTAAAACTTCAATAGAATATTGTCCAGCAGGAACATATTTTGGATCTCCAATAGCTAAAATGATATTTTTATCTAAAGTAGATTTTTTGTTTTTTATCAAAGCTAAAGAGTTTTCTAAAATGACGTCTTCATTGTATATATAATTATTCTCTTTAAGATCAATCATATATTCTCTATTGGCAAGAAAAATTATATCAACATTGCCACCTTGTTCAAGTTGTCTTTTTAAAGTTCCTGATCCTCCTAAATTTAGAGAAATATTTAAATCAGGATTAATTTTTTTATATTCATTAATATTCTTTTCAAGATATTCTTTTAGAGAAGCAGCTCCACTAATTAAAATTTCCTTTGAAAAAATAGATTGAATTAAAATAAAAAATATGAGTATAACTTTGTACATATTTCCCCCGTGTTTTTTCTTATTTATTCATTTGATAAAGAGTATAAAGACCTCTTATACTCAATTCAGGACAATATTCATCAATTTCTTGAATCTCTGCAAAAAGAATTTTTCCAAGTCCTCCAGTAGCTATAATATATGGATCAGGAACTATTTTTTTAATCTCATGAATAATATTTTTTAACTGTCCAGCATATCCATAAAAAATACCTGCTTGAATTTGTTCTGCAGTATTTTTACCTAGAATACTTTCAGGTGTACTAAATTTAACTTTAGGAAGTTTAGCTGTATTTCCAAATAAAGCATTTATAGACATCTCTATTCCAGGGAGAATTCCTCCTCCAATATATACACCATCTTTTAAAACTTCATAAGTTGTTGCAGTTCCAAGATCAAAAATAACAAGATTTCTATTTGGATAATCAATAACAGCTTGAGCAATATCAATTATTCTATCTGCTCCAAATCCATTAATTTGTAGATTTTCGGCAAAAGTAAATGGAAGTTTTAAAGTTAAATCTATAATCATAGGTTCAATTTTAAAATATTTTCTACCTAAAAATTGGAAAATTCCAATTAAATTAGGAACTACAGATGAAATAACAATACCGTTTAATTTTTTTATTTCAACACCATTGAAATCACATATATTTTTTAAATAAGAGAAATATTCATCCTCCGTTAGTTTTTCATTTGAAGACACTCTAAAGCTAAGGAGTACATCCCCATTTGGATCAAGTAAACCAGTAACAATATGAGTATTTCCAATATCTACAGCTAAAAGCATGTAATCACCGCCTAATAAAAAATTTAGATAATCCATATTATAAACTATATTTTAAAAAATGTAAATTTTTCTCGGAGAAATTATTTAAATGAATTATAATATAATAAATAAAATATGAGGTGTTTTGATGAAACAAGCAGTGGGAATAGTTGTAGAATATAATCCTTTTCATAATGGTCATAAATATCATTGTTTAAAAGCAAGAGAACATGGAGATATTGTTATTGCAGTGATGAGTGGAGATTATGTTCAAAGAGGAGAGCCAGCTTTAATTGATAGATGGACTAGAGCGGAATTAGCGTTGAAAAATGGTGTGGATATAGTTGTAGAATTACCAACATTTTATTCAACTCAAAGTGCAGAAATTTTTGCTAGAGGATCTGTAGGTATTTTAAATTTAATGAATGTAAAAAAAATAGTTTTTGGTTCAGAAACTGGAGATACTTTAAATTTAATAAAAAGAGCTAAGTTAGAAGAAAGAGAAGATTTTAAAGAAGAATTAAAAAGACAATTAAAGGAAGGATATTCTTATCCAA containing:
- the aroF gene encoding 3-deoxy-7-phosphoheptulonate synthase — protein: MYVVLKESSTCEEILALKEFIHNSGHGALEILDGSVKKIGIMGKNGNLSKEMLKEFSIVKEIIKIGKPFKFVSREFKKEDTIIEIKGRKIGATDLVLMAGPCSIENRDMIMEIAKVVKENGGEYLRGGAFKPRTSPYDFQGLGEEGLKFMREACDTYDLLMVTEVMDTRDIELIGKYTDIFQVGARNMQNFSLLKELGKTNKPVLLKRGLSATIREFLMAAEYIVAFGNQQIILCERGIRTFEIATRNTVDINAIALLKEKSHLPIIIDASHGTGKKSLVEPVTLGCILAGADGAMVEIHENPSCALSDGEQSLNFAEFEILCKKLKKTLEFKEIIRCL
- the rpsB gene encoding 30S ribosomal protein S2 yields the protein MAVITMKQLLEAGVHFGHQAKRWNPKMSRYIFTERNGIHVIDLHKSLKKIEEAYAVMRDIAANGGKVLFVGTKKQAQEAVKDQAERSGMYYVNNRWLGGMLTNYKTIQTRVERLKELERMDADGTLDTAYTKKEASNFRKELVKLSKNLSGIKDMKEVPAAIFVVDVKKETLAVVEAAKLGIPVFAMIDTNVDPDLITYPIPANDDAIRSVKLIASVMANAIIEGNQGKENAAVSNDEIVVEEGSAE
- a CDS encoding molybdate ABC transporter permease subunit, with translation MISPLKISLFIVFISIFFNIFFSIFIYFFLKNNSNLKKITEFFLTLPIFLPPSVIGYVLIIGLGKNSILGNFFYNFFDFRFIFSFQGAVLAAIIVSMPIFYQSIKVGFDTIDKAYIETAQCLGISTFNMIRYVYLPLGYRKVFSGVILGAGRAFGEFGATILIAGNIPGKTQTLPLALYSAIESGNYELANKILIILFIFSGIFLFFYIILTKKES
- the pyrH gene encoding UMP kinase; its protein translation is MKPIYNRILLKLSGEALMGDQEFGISSETITSYARQIKEIADLGVEIGIVIGGGNIFRGLSGTEQGIDRVTGDHMGMLATVINSLALQNAIESLGVPTRVQTAIEIPKVAEPFIKRKAQRHLEKGRVVIFGGGTGNPYFTTDTAAALRAIEINADVVIKATKVDGIYDKDPVKFTDAKKYTEVTYTEVLNKDLKVMDATAISLCRENKLPIVVFDSLTEGNIKKVVLGEKIGTTVING
- the frr gene encoding ribosome recycling factor — protein: MSAQVIMNDCKEKMNKAVESTKHKFASIRAGRANVSMLDGIKIEQYGSLMPLNQIGTVSAPEARLLVIDPWDKSVIPVIEKVIMTSNLGLTPNNDGKVIRLMIPELTADRRKEYVKFAKTEAENGKVAVRNIRKDMNNNLRKLEKDGEITEDDLKRFEDDVQKLTDATIKTIDQLLALKEKEITTV
- the modA gene encoding molybdate ABC transporter substrate-binding protein — encoded protein: MYKVILIFFILIQSIFSKEILISGAASLKEYLEKNINEYKKINPDLNISLNLGGSGTLKRQLEQGGNVDIIFLANREYMIDLKENNYIYNEDVILENSLALIKNKKSTLDKNIILAIGDPKYVPAGQYSIEVLNSLPLKDYSLVYGKDVRSVLSYVELGEADYGIVYLTDTKILKNSEVIQVFSKTLHKPIEYSIGISKDSKNKKEAEDFINFLKGKDWND
- the pgeF gene encoding peptidoglycan editing factor PgeF, which codes for MFIEKDEYFELQEFEDFGIRAIYTTKKLGDVRNKEDRENIIKILNIENKKIYSGFQTHSSNVEVIEENTDIYLNDVDGFITQRKDIVIFTKYADCLPIYIYDKKNEVFGCVHSGWQGTFKGIIINAINLMQKRFKSKLENIKIAFGIGISYEKYEVSLEFYEKFQKNFKEEVLNNTFFFEEGKYYFDNQKLNYNLLLELGIKKENIITNDLCTYVGPFHSYRRDKEGSGRNGAYIFVDKTRK
- a CDS encoding type III pantothenate kinase, with the protein product MLLAVDIGNTHIVTGLLDPNGDVLLSFRVSSNEKLTEDEYFSYLKNICDFNGVEIKKLNGIVISSVVPNLIGIFQFLGRKYFKIEPMIIDLTLKLPFTFAENLQINGFGADRIIDIAQAVIDYPNRNLVIFDLGTATTYEVLKDGVYIGGGILPGIEMSINALFGNTAKLPKVKFSTPESILGKNTAEQIQAGIFYGYAGQLKNIIHEIKKIVPDPYIIATGGLGKILFAEIQEIDEYCPELSIRGLYTLYQMNK
- the tsf gene encoding translation elongation factor Ts; amino-acid sequence: MAEITAKLVKELRDRTGAGMMDCKKALGETNGDIEKAIDLLREKGIAKAAKKSGRTAAEGLIFDGVSADNKTAVVLEFNSETDFVAKNDEFRALGNKMVEIALRPEIKTIEDLKAAEIDGITVETTITNLIAKIGENMSLRRFEKVTTEGFVTTYNHLGGKLGVIVEMTGEATDANIAKAKDIAMHVAAMDPRYVDRSVVTTDDLDREREISRKQLEAEGKPAQIIEKILVGKMNKFYEESCLVDQIFVKAENKETVAEYAGDIKVVSFARYKVGEGIEKEEVDFAAEVAAQLNA